From the genome of Rhizobium sp. NXC24, one region includes:
- a CDS encoding fumarylacetoacetate hydrolase family protein, with product MKLATLKDSTRDGRLVVVSRDLTRCSEVGHIARTLQAALDDWEHVAPRLVLIAEGIETGAQPTIRFHEHDAASPLPRAYQWADGSAYVNHVELVRKARNAVMPDSFWVDPLMYQGGSDGFLGPRDPIMMADEAYGIDMEGEVAVIVGDVAMGSSPEAARSAIRLVMLVNDVSLRGLIPEELAKGFGFFQSKPASAFSPVAVTPDELGEAWDGGRLHLPLLVSLNGKAFGKANAGIDMTFDFGQLIAHAAKTRNLVAGTIIGSGTVSNKLDGGPGKPIDDGGDGYSCIAEIRMIETIETGSPKTPFMQFGDQVRIEMKDRTGHSIFGAIEQTVGKYEGSKTQ from the coding sequence ATGAAGCTTGCGACTTTGAAAGATTCCACAAGGGACGGTCGGCTTGTCGTCGTCTCCCGCGACCTTACCCGATGCTCCGAGGTCGGTCACATTGCCCGCACGCTGCAGGCAGCGCTCGACGATTGGGAGCATGTGGCTCCGAGACTTGTGCTGATTGCTGAGGGTATCGAGACGGGAGCGCAGCCGACGATCCGGTTCCACGAACATGATGCTGCGTCGCCTTTGCCGCGGGCCTATCAGTGGGCTGATGGTTCGGCCTATGTCAACCATGTCGAGCTGGTACGCAAGGCGCGCAACGCCGTGATGCCGGACAGCTTCTGGGTTGACCCGCTGATGTATCAGGGGGGCTCGGACGGTTTCCTTGGTCCACGCGACCCTATCATGATGGCTGATGAGGCCTATGGGATCGACATGGAAGGCGAGGTTGCCGTCATCGTCGGCGATGTTGCCATGGGGTCCAGTCCGGAGGCCGCCCGCAGCGCCATCCGCCTGGTCATGCTCGTCAACGACGTGTCGCTGCGCGGCCTCATACCTGAAGAACTGGCAAAGGGATTTGGTTTCTTCCAGTCCAAGCCCGCATCGGCATTTTCTCCGGTCGCCGTGACGCCGGACGAACTTGGGGAGGCGTGGGATGGCGGCAGGCTGCATCTTCCGCTGCTCGTGAGCTTGAACGGCAAGGCGTTCGGCAAGGCAAATGCCGGTATCGACATGACGTTTGATTTTGGCCAACTGATCGCCCACGCCGCCAAGACCCGCAATCTGGTGGCCGGCACGATCATCGGCTCGGGAACGGTTTCCAACAAGCTCGATGGTGGGCCGGGCAAGCCGATCGACGACGGAGGAGACGGCTATTCATGCATCGCCGAGATACGGATGATCGAGACCATTGAAACCGGATCGCCGAAAACTCCATTCATGCAGTTCGGAGACCAGGTCCGCATCGAGATGAAGGATCGGACTGGGCATTCGATCTTCGGAGCGATCGAGCAGACGGTCGGAAAATATGAAGGATCGAAGACGCAATGA
- a CDS encoding Lrp/AsnC family transcriptional regulator: protein MKEHGNFHRKLLQLIQADGSLSLADLAEKAGMSQSSAWRKIQELEADGVIRKRVTLLDPGKLDLKLCVIAHVTLEDHHEEAVASFASVVLERPEIMECYALSGAFDYMLKIRAKDVESYEAFMTRYLMRNPHVRTVVSSFVLRELKFSTELPI from the coding sequence ATGAAAGAACATGGGAATTTTCATCGCAAGCTTCTGCAGCTCATCCAGGCCGATGGCAGCCTTTCGCTGGCAGACCTGGCGGAAAAAGCCGGCATGTCTCAGAGTTCGGCCTGGCGGAAGATCCAGGAGCTGGAAGCTGACGGCGTTATCCGCAAGCGTGTGACACTGCTCGATCCGGGAAAACTCGATCTCAAGCTCTGCGTGATCGCGCATGTTACACTGGAGGATCATCACGAAGAGGCGGTGGCGTCTTTTGCCTCGGTGGTGCTGGAGCGACCGGAGATCATGGAGTGCTACGCATTATCCGGCGCCTTCGACTATATGCTGAAGATCCGGGCGAAGGATGTGGAAAGCTATGAGGCTTTCATGACCCGATACCTCATGCGCAACCCGCATGTGCGCACGGTCGTATCAAGTTTTGTGCTGCGCGAGCTGAAATTCTCGACCGAGTTGCCGATCTAG
- the maiA gene encoding maleylacetoacetate isomerase, which yields MNEVVLYDYWRSSASYRVRIALNMLGIDYKTVSINLLEGEQRSADYLALNPQGFVPTLVIDGRTLTQSLAIIEYLAELRPECGLMPQDIADRQHVRALAYAIAMDIHPICNTHVVAHVMTITDKADARDEWMKHFIASGLGKLEAMLGESKGEFSFGDQPTMADLCLVPQVYNARRWGVDMTDFKRIVDIDGKCTKLPAFQAAHPDRVRP from the coding sequence ATGAATGAGGTCGTTCTTTACGACTACTGGAGATCATCCGCGAGCTACCGTGTCCGCATTGCGCTCAATATGCTCGGGATCGACTATAAAACCGTGTCGATCAACTTGCTGGAAGGCGAGCAGCGGAGCGCGGATTATCTGGCGCTCAATCCGCAGGGGTTCGTGCCGACGCTGGTGATCGACGGGAGGACGCTGACGCAGTCGCTCGCAATCATCGAATATCTCGCCGAACTTCGGCCGGAGTGCGGATTGATGCCACAGGATATTGCGGACCGGCAGCACGTGCGAGCGCTTGCTTACGCGATCGCTATGGACATCCATCCCATCTGCAACACGCATGTCGTGGCGCATGTCATGACCATAACGGACAAGGCCGACGCCCGCGACGAGTGGATGAAGCACTTCATCGCGAGCGGACTTGGCAAACTGGAAGCAATGCTGGGCGAGAGCAAGGGAGAGTTCAGCTTTGGAGATCAGCCGACGATGGCGGATCTCTGTCTTGTTCCGCAGGTCTACAACGCCCGCCGCTGGGGGGTGGATATGACCGATTTCAAGCGCATCGTCGATATCGATGGCAAGTGCACCAAGCTGCCCGCCTTTCAGGCGGCGCATCCTGACCGCGTGAGACCATAA
- a CDS encoding Lrp/AsnC family transcriptional regulator, with the protein MDEQLDKLDLRLLQELQKDGRLTNNELGERIALSPSQCSRRRTRLESEGYIRSYQANLDRQKLGLDMLVVISVTLATHNRDNARRFSQLINGLPEVLEAYALTGEMDYHLKVATRGLNDLSRFVNDVLLPHESVQHVKTSIVLDTLKTFEGFPVLMPHSWHGDSVR; encoded by the coding sequence ATGGATGAACAGCTCGATAAATTGGATTTGCGCCTGCTGCAGGAACTGCAGAAAGACGGCCGGTTGACGAACAACGAATTGGGCGAGCGGATCGCGCTTTCGCCCTCGCAATGCTCGCGAAGGCGGACCAGATTGGAGTCCGAGGGATATATCCGCAGCTACCAGGCCAACTTGGACCGGCAGAAGCTGGGTTTGGATATGCTGGTGGTCATTTCCGTGACCCTCGCAACCCATAACAGAGACAATGCCCGCAGATTTTCCCAACTGATCAACGGGCTGCCGGAGGTTCTCGAAGCCTATGCGCTGACGGGTGAAATGGATTATCACCTAAAGGTGGCGACGCGCGGGCTCAACGACCTTTCAAGGTTCGTAAACGACGTCCTGCTGCCCCACGAGTCGGTGCAGCACGTGAAGACTTCGATTGTCCTCGACACGCTCAAGACGTTCGAAGGGTTTCCGGTGCTCATGCCGCATAGTTGGCATGGCGATAGTGTGCGCTGA
- the hppD gene encoding 4-hydroxyphenylpyruvate dioxygenase, translating into MGPFPHDAPPSEITADNPAGTDGFEFVEFAHPEPEKLRELFTRMGYVAVAKHKTKDITVWRQGDINYLLNAEPGSHAARFVADHGPCAPSMAWRVVDARHAFEHAVAKGAVPYEEDDKALDVPAIVGIGGSLLYFIETYGEKGSAYDAEFDWFGQRDPRPEGVGFYYLDHLTHNVFRGNMDKWWAFYRELFNFKQIHFFDIDGRITGLVSRAITSPCGKIRIPLNESKDDTSQIEEFLKKYKGEGIQHIAVGTEDIYEGTDRLAANGLRFMPGPPETYYDMSYDRVNGHDEPIERMKKHGILIDGEGVVNGGMTKILLQIFSKTVIGPIFFEFIQRKGDEGFGEGNFRALFESIEADQIKRGVIGTAAE; encoded by the coding sequence ATGGGTCCTTTTCCGCACGATGCGCCGCCTTCGGAAATAACCGCCGACAATCCGGCCGGCACCGATGGCTTCGAATTCGTTGAATTTGCTCATCCCGAGCCCGAAAAACTGCGCGAGCTCTTCACGCGCATGGGTTACGTTGCGGTCGCAAAGCACAAGACGAAAGACATCACTGTCTGGCGGCAGGGCGATATCAACTATCTCCTGAACGCCGAACCCGGCAGCCATGCCGCTCGTTTCGTTGCCGATCATGGTCCCTGCGCCCCGTCGATGGCCTGGCGCGTCGTGGATGCCAGGCATGCATTCGAACATGCGGTGGCAAAGGGTGCCGTTCCCTATGAAGAGGATGACAAGGCGCTCGACGTCCCGGCGATTGTCGGCATTGGCGGCTCGCTGCTTTATTTCATCGAGACATACGGTGAGAAAGGATCGGCTTACGACGCCGAGTTCGATTGGTTCGGCCAGCGCGACCCGCGCCCCGAAGGAGTCGGTTTCTATTATCTCGACCACCTGACGCACAATGTCTTCCGCGGTAACATGGACAAGTGGTGGGCTTTCTATCGCGAGCTGTTCAATTTCAAGCAGATCCACTTCTTCGATATTGACGGGCGCATCACCGGTCTGGTGAGCCGGGCGATCACGTCACCCTGCGGCAAAATCCGCATTCCGCTCAATGAATCGAAGGACGATACGAGCCAGATCGAGGAGTTTCTGAAGAAGTACAAGGGCGAGGGTATCCAGCACATCGCGGTCGGAACGGAAGACATCTACGAAGGCACCGACAGGCTTGCCGCAAACGGTCTCCGCTTCATGCCGGGTCCTCCGGAGACCTATTACGACATGTCCTATGACCGCGTGAATGGCCATGACGAACCCATCGAACGTATGAAGAAACATGGTATCCTCATCGACGGCGAAGGTGTGGTGAATGGCGGCATGACGAAAATTCTGCTCCAGATCTTCTCCAAAACCGTCATTGGTCCGATCTTCTTCGAGTTCATCCAGCGCAAGGGCGATGAAGGCTTCGGAGAAGGCAACTTCCGTGCTCTTTTCGAGTCGATCGAGGCGGATCAGATCAAGCGTGGCGTCATCGGCACTGCCGCAGAGTGA
- a CDS encoding phenylalanine 4-monooxygenase, which produces MTKESSYTAKLPGPDGLYDYTAEEDAIWGELYERQMKLLANMACREYLEGVKTLGLKSDKVPQLLDVNRRLNETTGFGVEGVPALIPPSRFYELLSQGKFPLATFLRRREHIDYIEEPDLFHEVCGHCPLLTNQSYANFVRHFGETAVRLGKGYSWHLFRIFWFTVEFGLINTPQGRRCFGAGIVSSPSEAKAAMEGKACEFRPFDLLTVLRTPYRIDIVQPIYYVIDSFADLEAIVEQDIEGLILKAKSLGDFPPTFEAKAS; this is translated from the coding sequence ATGACCAAGGAAAGCAGCTACACCGCCAAACTGCCCGGCCCGGACGGTTTATACGATTACACCGCCGAAGAAGATGCGATCTGGGGCGAACTCTATGAGCGTCAAATGAAGCTGCTGGCCAATATGGCCTGCCGCGAATATCTCGAGGGCGTCAAAACCCTGGGGCTCAAGTCGGACAAGGTGCCTCAGCTTCTCGATGTCAACCGACGGCTGAACGAGACCACCGGCTTCGGCGTCGAAGGTGTACCGGCGCTCATTCCGCCCTCGCGCTTTTATGAACTCCTGTCGCAAGGCAAATTTCCGCTCGCCACCTTCCTGCGCCGTCGCGAGCATATCGACTATATCGAGGAGCCTGACCTGTTCCACGAGGTATGCGGCCATTGCCCGCTGCTGACCAACCAGAGCTATGCCAATTTCGTTCGACATTTCGGCGAAACCGCCGTGCGCCTCGGCAAAGGCTATTCCTGGCATCTGTTCCGCATTTTCTGGTTCACCGTCGAATTCGGCCTGATCAATACGCCGCAAGGCCGCCGTTGCTTCGGCGCGGGCATCGTCTCATCGCCAAGTGAAGCGAAGGCGGCAATGGAGGGCAAGGCCTGCGAATTCAGGCCGTTCGATCTGCTGACGGTCCTCAGGACCCCCTATCGGATTGATATCGTCCAGCCGATCTACTATGTCATCGACAGCTTCGCCGACCTTGAAGCGATCGTCGAGCAGGATATCGAAGGCTTGATCCTCAAGGCAAAGTCGCTCGGTGATTTTCCGCCCACTTTCGAAGCCAAGGCTTCGTGA
- the hmgA gene encoding homogentisate 1,2-dioxygenase: MDQTRTRGSDRRSAAAETLQYMPGFGNDFESESLPGALPQGQNSPQKCNYGLYAEQLSGSPFTAPRGTNERSWLYRIRPSVRHTRRFSNASYPLWKSAPCLDEHSLPLGQLRWDPVPVPNERLTFLDGIRTITTAGDVMTQTGMASHAYVFNEDMVDDYSFNADGELLIVPQVGAIRVFTEMGIMDIEPLEICVIPRGMMFKVMRKGDEKVWRGYICENYGAKFTLPDRGPIGANCLANPRDFKTPAAAFEDKETPCRVHVKWCGKFYVTEIGHSPLDVVAWHGNYIPYKYDLRTFSPVGAILFDHPDPSIFTVLTAPTESAGTANVDFVIFPPRWLVAEHTFRPPWYHRNIMSEFMGLIHGQYDAKEQGFVPGGMSLHNMMLPHGPDASGFEKASNSELKPVKLENTMAFMFETRFPQQVTKYAAELETRQDNYLECWDGLERRFDGTPGIK; encoded by the coding sequence ATGGATCAGACGAGAACCCGGGGTTCCGATCGCCGGTCTGCGGCGGCGGAGACGCTGCAATATATGCCCGGCTTCGGCAACGACTTCGAAAGCGAGTCGCTGCCCGGCGCTTTGCCGCAAGGCCAGAACAGCCCGCAGAAATGCAATTACGGTCTCTATGCCGAACAGCTTTCGGGTTCACCGTTCACCGCTCCCCGCGGAACGAATGAAAGATCATGGCTCTATCGTATTCGCCCGAGCGTGCGTCATACCCGCCGCTTTTCGAACGCTTCCTATCCCCTCTGGAAATCCGCACCCTGCCTTGACGAACATTCGCTTCCTTTGGGGCAGCTTCGCTGGGACCCGGTGCCCGTGCCGAACGAGAGGTTGACCTTCCTGGACGGGATTCGCACGATCACGACCGCTGGCGATGTCATGACCCAGACGGGCATGGCGTCACACGCCTATGTCTTCAACGAGGACATGGTGGACGATTATTCCTTCAATGCCGATGGCGAGCTGCTGATCGTGCCCCAGGTCGGTGCCATCAGGGTGTTCACCGAAATGGGCATCATGGACATCGAGCCCCTGGAAATCTGCGTCATTCCTCGCGGCATGATGTTCAAGGTGATGCGCAAGGGCGATGAGAAAGTCTGGCGCGGATATATATGTGAGAATTATGGCGCGAAATTCACGCTGCCGGATCGGGGGCCCATCGGCGCGAACTGCCTGGCAAACCCGCGCGACTTCAAAACCCCGGCTGCCGCCTTCGAGGACAAGGAAACGCCCTGCCGCGTGCATGTCAAATGGTGCGGAAAGTTCTATGTCACGGAAATCGGCCACTCGCCCCTCGATGTGGTCGCCTGGCATGGCAACTATATTCCCTACAAGTATGACCTGCGGACGTTTTCCCCGGTCGGCGCGATCCTGTTCGACCATCCCGATCCGTCGATCTTCACTGTACTGACCGCCCCAACCGAAAGTGCCGGCACGGCGAATGTCGATTTCGTGATCTTTCCGCCACGCTGGCTGGTGGCGGAACACACCTTCCGCCCGCCTTGGTACCATCGCAACATCATGAGCGAGTTCATGGGCCTGATCCATGGCCAATATGATGCAAAGGAGCAGGGTTTCGTGCCGGGCGGCATGAGCCTGCACAACATGATGCTTCCCCACGGGCCGGACGCATCGGGCTTTGAAAAAGCATCCAATTCCGAGCTTAAACCTGTAAAGCTGGAGAACACCATGGCATTCATGTTTGAGACCAGATTTCCGCAGCAGGTAACAAAATATGCGGCCGAGCTCGAAACGCGGCAGGACAATTACCTGGAGTGCTGGGACGGCCTGGAACGCCGCTTCGACGGCACTCCGGGCATCAAGTGA